Proteins encoded together in one Anopheles darlingi chromosome 3, idAnoDarlMG_H_01, whole genome shotgun sequence window:
- the LOC125954007 gene encoding protein RER1, with product MMNEESSSPASRNVVAQFFRRLGQLYQLQLDKWTPHTKVRWVAAFVLIGLFLLRVFTKQGWYIVTYALGIYHLNLFIAFLTPKIDPALDLDDDQGPELPTKANEEFRPFIRRLPEFKFWYAISKSTVIGIICTFFEVFNVPVFWPILVLYFITLFCITMKRQIKHMIKFRYLPFTHSKPRYQAVPTEK from the exons ATGATGAACGAAGAGTCCTCGTCGCCGGCTAGCCGGAACGTGGTAGCACAATTCTTCAGGAGGCTAGGTCAG CTCTATCAACTGCAGCTGGACAAATGGACGCCCCACACCAAGGTACGGTGGGTGGCGGCGTTCGTACTGATCGGTCTGTTCCTGCTGCGAGTATTCACCAAACAGGGCTGGTACATCGTAACGTATGCGCTTGGCATTTACCATCTGAATCTGTTCATCGCTTTCCTTACGCCGAAAATTGATCCGGCGCTCGATCTCGACG ATGATCAAGGACCGGAACTACCGACCAAGGCGAACGAAGAGTTTCGACCCTTCATCCGCCGGTTACCGGAGTTCAAGTTTTGGTACGCAATCAGCAAAAGCACGGTGATCGGTATCATCTGTACCTTCTTCGAGGTGTTCAACGTGCCCGTCTTTTGGCCAATCCTGGTGCTCTACTTCATCACTCTGTTCTGCATCACGATGAAGAGACAGATCAAG CACATGATCAAGTTCCGCTACCTGCCATTTACCCATAGTAAGCCCCGCTACCAGGCGGTGCCAACGGAAAAGTGA
- the LOC125953994 gene encoding cytosolic Fe-S cluster assembly factor NUBP1 homolog produces the protein MSTTTIPADAPAHCPGTESNDAGKASACAGCPNQQICATGPKGPDPAIALVREKLTDVRNKLLVLSGKGGVGKSTVTALLSRAMAHRTPEENFGVLDIDICGPSQPRVLGVLGEQVHQSGSGWSPVYIEDNLSLMSIGFLLGSPDDAIIWRGPKKNGMIRQFLTEVDWGQLDYLLLDTPPGTSDEHLSATTFLRGTTGRWGAVLVTTPQEVALLDVRKEISFCKKLGIPIAGVIENMSGFVCPKCTVQSMIFPARTGPNGTGGAEVMCQEMEVPYLGQLPLDPRLTKCCDEGKDFITEFPESPAVTALDAIVTKVRTFFEEAPENM, from the coding sequence ATGAGTACGACCACAATTCCGGCCGATGCACCGGCCCACTGCCCCGGAACGGAAAGTAACGATGCGGGAAAGGCGTCCGCCTGTGCCGGTTGCCCCAATCAGCAGATCTGTGCGACGGGGCCGAAAGGCCCGGATCCGGCGATAGCGCTGGTTCGCGAGAAGCTCACGGATGTCCGGAACAAGCTGCTGGTCCTCTCGGGTAAGGGAGGTGTCGGCAAGAGCACGGTAACGGCCCTCCTATCCCGCGCCATGGcccaccggacaccggaggaGAACTTTGGTGTACTCGACATCGATATCTGTGGACCTTCGCAGCCGCGCGTTCTCGGAGTACTCGGCGAACAGGTGCACCAGTCCGGATCCGGCTGGTCGCCCGTCTACATCGAGGACAACCTGAGCCTAATGTCGATCGGGTTTCTGCTCGGCAGCCCGGACGATGCCATCATTTGGCGTGGACCAAAAAAGAACGGTATGATCCGGCAGTTCCTCACGGAGGTCGACTGGGGACAGCTGGATTACCTGTTGCTCGATACACCTCCCGGCACATCCGACGAACACCTTTCGGCCACTACCTTCCTCCGTGGAACGACCGGACGATGGGGTGCCGTCCTCGTGACCACTCCGCAAGAGGTCGCTCTGCTGGACGTACGGAAGGAGATATCGTTCTGCAAGAAACTCGGCATTCCGATCGCCGGCGTGATCGAGAACATGTCCGGTTTCGTCTGTCCAAAGTGTACGGTACAATCGATGATATTCCCGGCCCGGACCGGACCTAACGGTACGGGGGGAGCCGAAGTGATGTGCCAGGAAATGGAGGTTCCGTACCTTGGTCAGCTACCGCTCGATCCGCGGCTCACCAAGTGCTGCGATGAAGGCAAAGATTTTATCACCGAATTTCCAGAAAGCCCGGCCGTCACGGCGCTCGATGCGATCGTGACGAAGGTGCGGACGTTTTTCGAAGAGGCGCCGGAGAATATGTAG